One Oryza glaberrima chromosome 11, OglaRS2, whole genome shotgun sequence genomic region harbors:
- the LOC127755796 gene encoding uncharacterized protein LOC127755796, translating to MGPLATRLLLLHSIAIACLSSRAAIPSSSRPPVPPRLPRRRASFSSHPKQQQQQQQQQEVGQSATVGGGGFRGAASDGAVCGVVGGGSPVRRRPVVLGSARRRLSGGSPLLPSLALPPSIFGSPLLRWEQTASRAPSGAVGGGDFGGLPEARRCLLSLDLGVGSPAVLGGGRRGGRHLRHPWGEARRTPPSFLGALLLCSSIPKSPFLLVSLACLINHPKI from the exons ATGGGGCCC CTAGCGActcgtcttctcctcctccactccatTGCCATCGCCTGCctctcctcccgcgccgccatCCCCTCGTCTTCTCGTCCGCCCGTGCCTCCccgcctcccacgccgccgcgcctccttctcctctcatcccaagcagcagcagcagcagcagcagcagcaggaggtggGGCAGTCTGcgacggtcggcggcggcggcttccgcgGCGCGGCCTCCGATGGCGCGGTCTGCGGCGTTGttggcggcggctcgccggtgcGTCGGCGGCCGGTGGTTCTTGGCAGCGCGCGGCGAAGACTCAGCGGAggctctcccctcctcccttcgcTGGCTCTCCCcccctccatcttcggctctcCCCTCCTCCGGTGGGAGCAGACGGCCTCACGCGCGCCTTCGGgagcggtcggcggcggcgacttcggTGGTCTTCCAGAGGCTCGCCggtgcctcctctccctcgatCTTGGCGTCGGCTCGCCGGCTGTTCTTGGCggtgggaggcgaggaggacgcCACCTCCGTCATCCATggggggaggcgaggaggacgcCGCCTTCGTTTCTTGGAGCTTTGCTCTTGTGTTCATCGATCCCAAAATCCCCCTTTTTGCTGGTTTCTTTAGCTTGCCTGATCAATCATCCCAAGATCTGA